A stretch of Imperialibacter roseus DNA encodes these proteins:
- a CDS encoding (2Fe-2S)-binding protein has translation MPAFNLHINGSLKTVDTEPDTPLLYVLRDDLGLNGPKFGCGLSQCGACMVLLDGRATTSCMISVSSIGETKITTLEGLADSNGKLHAVQDAFVQEQAAQCGYCLNGMVMAAVDLLSKNPQPDEAAIKEALRFNLCRCGTHTRIIKAVKRAANTL, from the coding sequence ATGCCCGCTTTCAACCTCCATATCAACGGCTCGCTGAAAACAGTCGATACCGAACCAGACACTCCCCTACTCTACGTACTTCGGGACGATCTCGGGCTGAACGGACCTAAATTCGGCTGCGGACTCTCCCAGTGCGGTGCCTGCATGGTGCTGCTCGACGGACGAGCGACCACCAGCTGCATGATATCGGTTTCGTCGATCGGGGAGACTAAGATCACCACGCTTGAGGGGCTGGCGGATAGCAACGGAAAGCTGCATGCCGTGCAGGACGCTTTTGTGCAGGAGCAGGCCGCCCAGTGCGGCTATTGCCTGAACGGCATGGTGATGGCAGCAGTGGATTTGCTCAGCAAAAACCCTCAGCCCGATGAAGCTGCCATCAAAGAAGCCCTCCGGTTCAACCTGTGCCGCTGCGGCACACATACCCGTATCATCAAAGCCGTAAAACGTGCCGCAAACACTTTATAA
- a CDS encoding glycoside hydrolase family 140 protein — protein sequence MRLLILLFLSLSIQAYGQLKQLPLKVSDNHRFLVYSDGSPFFYLGDTAWELFHRLNHDDAEYYLQKRKEQGYTVIQAVVLAEIDGLNTPNGQGNKPLIDNDPTKPNEAYFKDVDWVIQKAAEKGLFIGLLPTWGDKLFKSTWGMGPEIFNEKNAAIYGEYIGKRYKDQWNIIWILGGDRNPRNESDIAVWNAMAEGVAKGVGGYDKGLMTYHPQPHQNGGSSTWFHREPWLDFNMHQTGHCYENNRHEKITWDYNLTPTKPTLDGEPLYEEHPLCFNLKEHGVSNADNVRKLAYWQVFAGAAGHTYGCHAVWQMYDEGREPVNSPQHTWKESLELTGGRQMGYVRKLMESRPMLERIPDQSMVLGENDPMEGYYISANRSSKGTFAFVYTPFGRVLNLNTTSLKGASLNVSWFNPRTGEMTTAVKMEKQPEMAFMPPSKGEGMDWVLVLDAVG from the coding sequence ATGCGCCTTCTGATTCTTCTTTTCCTCAGCCTGAGTATCCAGGCCTACGGTCAGCTAAAACAACTCCCTTTAAAAGTATCCGACAATCACCGTTTTTTGGTTTACTCCGATGGCAGCCCTTTCTTTTATCTGGGCGATACCGCCTGGGAGCTGTTTCACAGGCTCAACCACGACGATGCCGAGTATTACCTGCAGAAGAGGAAGGAGCAAGGTTATACGGTGATACAGGCAGTAGTGCTGGCTGAAATAGACGGGCTCAATACACCCAATGGGCAGGGCAACAAACCGTTGATTGACAATGACCCCACCAAACCCAACGAGGCTTATTTTAAAGACGTGGATTGGGTAATTCAGAAGGCGGCCGAAAAAGGGTTGTTCATTGGGCTGTTGCCTACCTGGGGCGACAAGCTTTTTAAGAGCACCTGGGGCATGGGGCCGGAGATTTTCAACGAGAAGAATGCAGCGATCTATGGTGAATACATTGGCAAGCGGTACAAAGACCAATGGAATATCATCTGGATACTGGGCGGCGACAGAAACCCCAGAAACGAGTCCGACATAGCCGTGTGGAATGCCATGGCCGAAGGCGTGGCGAAAGGTGTGGGCGGCTACGACAAGGGCCTGATGACCTACCACCCGCAGCCACACCAAAATGGCGGGTCGTCTACCTGGTTTCACCGTGAGCCGTGGCTCGACTTCAATATGCACCAAACCGGCCACTGCTATGAAAACAACCGGCATGAAAAGATCACCTGGGATTACAACCTGACGCCAACCAAACCAACACTCGATGGAGAACCTCTTTACGAAGAGCATCCGCTTTGTTTTAACCTCAAAGAGCACGGAGTTTCCAATGCAGACAATGTGCGCAAGCTGGCTTACTGGCAGGTATTTGCCGGAGCGGCAGGGCATACCTATGGGTGCCACGCTGTGTGGCAGATGTATGATGAAGGTCGGGAGCCGGTTAACTCGCCGCAACACACCTGGAAGGAGTCGCTGGAGCTGACCGGTGGCAGGCAAATGGGCTATGTACGCAAGCTGATGGAGTCCCGGCCCATGCTGGAGCGCATTCCTGACCAGTCGATGGTGCTTGGGGAGAACGACCCGATGGAAGGTTACTACATCAGTGCCAACCGATCGTCGAAGGGCACTTTTGCTTTTGTTTACACGCCATTTGGCAGAGTACTTAACCTCAATACCACCAGCCTGAAAGGAGCCTCATTGAATGTTTCGTGGTTCAATCCCCGCACGGGTGAAATGACCACTGCCGTGAAAATGGAGAAACAGCCCGAAATGGCGTTTATGCCTCCCTCCAAAGGAGAGGGGATGGACTGGGTGCTGGTGCTGGATGCGGTGGGGTAG
- a CDS encoding TlpA disulfide reductase family protein — translation MKRNTAISAAILLLVIAAYAWSAGNDKTEDTPANYPIRFDLAGPDGRTTSLESFSGKVVVLNFWASWCRPCAYEMPDLQKFHEAYKDKDVVVAAIALDNNFEASKAFMKKAGYSMPYFRPNGPVPSQFEVSAIPVTFVIDQRGNIVATYTGMTDFSASYFLDEIKKLM, via the coding sequence ATGAAACGAAACACAGCCATATCGGCAGCCATCCTCTTGCTTGTAATAGCCGCCTACGCCTGGTCCGCAGGCAACGACAAAACAGAAGACACTCCCGCCAATTACCCCATCAGGTTCGACCTGGCAGGCCCTGACGGTCGTACCACCTCCCTGGAAAGCTTTTCCGGAAAAGTAGTCGTATTGAACTTTTGGGCCAGCTGGTGCCGACCCTGCGCCTATGAAATGCCCGATCTCCAAAAATTCCATGAGGCGTACAAAGACAAAGACGTGGTAGTGGCGGCCATTGCCCTTGATAATAATTTTGAAGCTTCTAAGGCTTTCATGAAAAAGGCAGGTTACTCCATGCCCTATTTTCGGCCCAATGGTCCGGTACCTTCTCAGTTCGAAGTGTCGGCGATTCCCGTTACTTTCGTGATCGACCAACGGGGAAATATCGTGGCCACCTACACAGGTATGACGGACTTCTCTGCCAGCTACTTCCTCGACGAAATCAAAAAGCTAATGTAA
- a CDS encoding DsrE family protein: MEHRIVIQVEHYGSGLTARLADMQADLGAANIEVVLHGEAVRALIGDVQLPLVNSIIACQRALRSQQIDPEQLPAGVQVVPSGLAQIVRRQTEGWAYLKL; encoded by the coding sequence ATGGAACACAGGATTGTGATACAGGTAGAGCACTATGGAAGCGGACTGACAGCCAGACTGGCCGATATGCAGGCCGACCTCGGTGCAGCAAATATAGAGGTGGTACTGCATGGAGAGGCCGTCAGAGCACTTATTGGTGACGTTCAATTGCCTCTGGTGAACTCCATTATTGCATGTCAGCGGGCACTGCGCAGTCAGCAAATAGACCCTGAGCAGCTACCTGCAGGGGTGCAGGTGGTGCCTTCAGGTCTCGCTCAAATTGTCCGCAGGCAAACAGAAGGGTGGGCTTATCTCAAGCTTTAG
- a CDS encoding bifunctional GNAT family N-acetyltransferase/carbon-nitrogen hydrolase family protein, which yields MEDIGKVELRALKSSDYQGLKDSMIAAYPNWPGAFWGEKHIETLLRIFPKGQIAIFVDDELAGCALSLIVTYDHFGDAHTYEEITGKYTFNTHNPKGDVLYGIDLFIKPEYRGLRLGRRLYDARKSLCEDLNLKAIIFGGRIPKYHEYAKDFSPKEYIQKVKFKEIYDPTLTFQLSNDFHVKKVLKDYLPGDKESKDYAVLLQWDNIYYEKANSRKLLDKSIVRLGLVQWQMRLYKDIDDLFEQVEFFVDATSAYKSDFCLFPEFFNAPLMAAHNNLSEAAAIRKLAEYTDEIRDRFIQLAISYNVNIITGSMPSMRGEKLFNEGFVCRRNGTYDSYEKIHVTPDEAKFWGLTGGNKVEVFETDCGPIGVLICYDSEFPELSRILAAQGMKILFVPFLTDTQNGYGRVRYCCRARAIENECYVAIAGSVGNLPKVSNMDIQFAQSAVFTPSDFSFPTNGIKAEATPNTEMILVADVDLDLLKELHNFGSVRNLKDRRTDIYDVIKK from the coding sequence ATGGAAGACATAGGAAAAGTAGAACTTCGTGCTTTAAAATCATCTGACTATCAGGGTCTGAAAGACTCCATGATTGCTGCCTACCCCAATTGGCCAGGTGCGTTTTGGGGTGAAAAGCATATTGAGACCCTTCTCAGAATATTCCCAAAGGGCCAAATAGCCATATTCGTTGACGATGAACTTGCCGGATGCGCCCTATCACTTATCGTCACCTACGACCACTTTGGTGATGCGCATACATACGAGGAGATTACTGGTAAATATACCTTCAACACACACAATCCTAAAGGGGATGTGCTATATGGCATCGATCTGTTTATCAAGCCGGAATACAGAGGCCTTAGACTAGGGCGAAGACTTTATGACGCCCGGAAGTCGCTTTGTGAAGACCTCAATCTAAAAGCCATCATCTTCGGTGGTAGAATTCCAAAGTACCATGAGTATGCCAAAGACTTCAGCCCTAAGGAGTATATCCAGAAGGTCAAGTTCAAAGAGATTTACGACCCTACCCTTACTTTTCAGTTATCGAACGACTTTCACGTAAAGAAGGTACTGAAAGATTACCTTCCAGGCGATAAGGAGTCGAAAGATTATGCTGTTTTGCTGCAATGGGACAATATCTATTATGAAAAGGCCAACTCAAGAAAGCTGCTGGACAAGTCAATTGTCCGCCTTGGGCTAGTGCAATGGCAGATGCGCCTTTATAAAGACATTGACGACCTTTTCGAGCAGGTAGAGTTTTTCGTGGACGCAACTTCTGCTTACAAAAGTGACTTTTGCCTGTTTCCGGAGTTCTTCAATGCGCCGCTGATGGCTGCTCACAATAATTTGAGTGAGGCAGCCGCCATCAGAAAGTTGGCAGAATACACCGACGAGATAAGAGACAGGTTTATCCAGCTGGCAATAAGCTACAATGTTAACATCATCACCGGCAGTATGCCTTCCATGCGGGGCGAAAAGCTTTTCAACGAAGGCTTTGTTTGTAGAAGAAATGGCACTTACGATAGTTACGAGAAGATCCACGTCACTCCCGACGAAGCCAAGTTTTGGGGGCTGACCGGCGGCAACAAGGTGGAAGTTTTCGAAACGGATTGTGGCCCTATTGGTGTGCTTATCTGCTACGATTCTGAGTTTCCCGAGCTTTCGAGGATACTGGCCGCCCAGGGGATGAAAATACTTTTTGTTCCCTTCCTCACCGACACACAGAATGGCTACGGTAGGGTGCGCTACTGCTGTCGGGCCAGAGCAATAGAAAATGAATGTTATGTAGCTATTGCCGGCAGCGTAGGTAACCTGCCTAAGGTGTCGAACATGGACATTCAGTTCGCACAGTCAGCTGTGTTCACGCCCAGCGATTTCTCTTTCCCTACCAACGGCATCAAGGCCGAAGCAACACCCAACACGGAGATGATCCTCGTGGCAGACGTCGACCTGGACCTGCTCAAAGAGCTGCACAACTTTGGCTCAGTGCGCAACCTGAAGGATAGAAGGACTGATATTTATGATGTGATTAAGAAGTAA
- a CDS encoding xanthine dehydrogenase family protein molybdopterin-binding subunit, with translation MIDTTSASRRKFLQQIGYISVGFPLLTSCIGEPDPVIAAREDYEGGLPGSMRGAKTVNAWLQVLEDGRIRVLSGKVELGQGIRTAIRQVAAEELDMELDMVEVQLAETGLTPDEGYTAGSGSVPNSAMSVRYAAATARQKLLELASVKLNTTADDLLLYNGTIKAKKSKESLTFAEVLDGAQIDMEVTTPVKIKSKTEHRYVGKAVPRTDIEKMVRGEQVYVQDLRFPGMVHARVIRPAGYKAELIKMDDTGLAAAVPGVIKTVVNGSFVGVITEKEYQAVKAGRYLREHTEWEDNTSFPEQKELYNHIRSIAEPSSNVKNEGDVTAAFANSPTVKATYRKPYLKHASMGPACAVAMYDGDLLHVWSHSQGIYPMRNGIAAMLGMETDKIHILGIPGAGCYGHSTADDAAADAALLALELPGKYVRVQWSRTDEHTWEPYGSAMIMEVEASLDAEGKITGWKSDVWTDSHSCRPNGDAGTLLDARYITNPVQMKSRGYLAGGHRNADPYYAIPNMQVNAHFFDGPLRVSSLRSLGAYTTIFAIECLMDELAEKAGKDPLDFRIAHLTDERAVAVIQKLREMTARETLVDGEGLGYAFSRYKNTAAYATVAARVAVDKTSGKVAVKKMWAAVDVGEVINVDGLTNQLEGGMIQAASWTLMEEVTFTDNEITSKDWSTYPIFRYPDIPEVEVALIDRPDEPAEGGGEVSMPPSGAAIANAVYKASGKRVYELPIGVRKV, from the coding sequence ATGATCGACACCACCAGCGCCTCCAGACGAAAATTCCTCCAGCAAATCGGCTACATCAGCGTGGGGTTTCCCCTGCTCACCTCGTGCATCGGTGAGCCAGACCCCGTGATTGCTGCCCGGGAGGACTACGAAGGTGGCCTGCCGGGAAGTATGCGGGGAGCAAAAACCGTGAACGCCTGGCTGCAGGTGCTGGAAGATGGGCGCATCAGGGTGCTATCGGGTAAAGTAGAGCTGGGCCAGGGTATTCGCACGGCTATCCGGCAGGTAGCTGCTGAAGAGCTCGATATGGAACTCGACATGGTAGAGGTACAGCTGGCGGAAACAGGACTGACACCCGACGAAGGATATACCGCCGGCAGCGGCTCAGTGCCTAACAGCGCCATGTCGGTGCGCTATGCGGCCGCTACCGCCAGACAGAAACTACTGGAGCTGGCAAGCGTCAAACTAAATACCACCGCTGACGATCTGTTACTTTATAATGGCACCATCAAAGCCAAAAAAAGCAAGGAATCACTCACGTTTGCCGAGGTGTTGGACGGCGCCCAGATAGATATGGAAGTCACCACGCCGGTAAAAATCAAAAGCAAAACGGAGCACAGGTATGTGGGCAAAGCCGTGCCCCGCACCGATATTGAAAAAATGGTGAGGGGCGAGCAGGTGTATGTGCAGGACCTCCGCTTTCCAGGCATGGTACATGCCCGGGTCATTCGTCCGGCTGGCTACAAGGCTGAGCTGATAAAAATGGATGATACCGGCCTGGCAGCCGCCGTACCGGGCGTGATAAAAACGGTCGTGAATGGCAGCTTTGTTGGGGTGATCACCGAAAAAGAATACCAGGCCGTGAAAGCCGGGCGCTACCTGAGGGAACATACGGAATGGGAGGACAACACTTCGTTTCCTGAGCAAAAGGAGTTGTACAACCATATCCGAAGCATTGCAGAACCCTCCAGTAATGTCAAAAATGAAGGCGATGTAACGGCAGCCTTTGCAAATAGCCCAACCGTTAAAGCCACCTACCGCAAGCCCTACCTCAAGCACGCTTCCATGGGCCCCGCTTGCGCTGTAGCCATGTACGATGGCGACCTCCTGCATGTCTGGTCGCACAGCCAGGGGATCTATCCTATGCGAAATGGCATTGCCGCCATGCTGGGCATGGAAACGGACAAGATCCATATCCTTGGCATACCAGGCGCTGGTTGCTACGGACACAGCACGGCCGATGACGCAGCGGCGGATGCGGCCCTGCTGGCGCTGGAGCTTCCTGGCAAGTACGTGCGGGTGCAGTGGTCAAGAACCGATGAACATACCTGGGAGCCTTATGGCTCGGCGATGATCATGGAAGTGGAAGCCAGTCTGGATGCGGAAGGCAAGATCACCGGCTGGAAATCTGATGTGTGGACCGATAGCCATAGCTGCCGGCCCAATGGTGATGCCGGCACCCTACTCGACGCCCGGTACATCACCAACCCCGTGCAAATGAAGTCGAGGGGCTACCTGGCCGGAGGCCACCGCAATGCCGATCCGTACTACGCCATTCCCAATATGCAGGTGAATGCGCACTTTTTCGATGGGCCCTTGCGGGTATCTTCCCTGAGGAGCCTGGGGGCTTATACCACCATTTTTGCCATTGAATGCCTGATGGACGAGCTCGCAGAAAAAGCAGGCAAGGACCCACTCGATTTTCGCATCGCCCATTTGACCGATGAACGGGCAGTGGCTGTGATCCAAAAGCTCAGAGAAATGACGGCCCGGGAAACATTGGTCGACGGAGAAGGACTCGGCTATGCCTTTAGCCGGTATAAGAATACAGCGGCCTACGCAACAGTAGCAGCCAGGGTGGCGGTAGACAAAACCTCCGGCAAAGTGGCTGTAAAAAAGATGTGGGCGGCCGTGGATGTAGGCGAGGTGATCAATGTGGATGGCCTCACCAACCAGCTGGAGGGCGGCATGATCCAGGCAGCCAGCTGGACACTAATGGAAGAAGTGACGTTCACAGACAACGAAATCACCAGCAAAGACTGGAGCACCTACCCTATTTTCCGATACCCGGATATTCCCGAAGTAGAAGTAGCCCTCATCGACCGACCTGACGAACCGGCAGAAGGTGGAGGGGAAGTATCCATGCCTCCTTCAGGCGCAGCCATAGCCAATGCGGTGTATAAGGCGAGTGGGAAGAGGGTGTATGAGTTACCGATTGGGGTGAGGAAAGTGTGA
- a CDS encoding FG-GAP repeat domain-containing protein gives MIKYSTTKLLGLFIFISAITGCSGDDSGQPHGVGEISFSPKIGNKSGSGRLLDLNDAAFILITIKKDDGSSTPYSTSKIELYQLNGEFISQKISLPVGSYSLTEFLVLDVDSNIIYATPEEGSLQAQNVGDPLPIEFVISRDEILDLQVEVVSTEDLELEDFGLVGFDLSLVNLFRFYINVSEKGKLEQLLSAELTAESDTFVFHQHIEAIANNSVVIRDGYPAYELTIEREGYATFNYTFTRDSLAHYESSPLTVELVSDKPSDLPSGFFIDSGQALGSSQSQNVALRDLDGDGDLDAFVVNVGQPNKIWVNNGDGSFTDSGQLLGTSNSYAVALGDLDSDGDLDAFEVNSTQPNKIWTNDGSGNFTDSGQELGIEKSLGVALGDLDGDGDLDAFVANDLHPTFSTKSNKVWINDGFGSFTDSGQSLGDSRSNDVSLGDLDGDGDLDAFVVNYQEPDRVWLNDGNGAFTNSGQSLGNAYSFDVSLGDLDMDGDLDAYVVNNSQPDKVWFNNGHGTFTESSQSLGGSTSQNVSLGDLNGDGDLDIFVTNYFNSVVWFNDGNGFFTDTEQSLGGSAIVGGSLGDLDGDGDLDAFVVHANNLPNKVWINH, from the coding sequence ATGATAAAATATTCAACTACAAAACTTTTAGGGCTATTCATCTTTATAAGCGCTATTACTGGATGTAGCGGCGATGATTCCGGGCAACCTCATGGTGTTGGAGAAATTAGTTTCAGTCCTAAAATTGGCAACAAGTCGGGAAGCGGAAGATTACTGGACTTGAACGATGCCGCTTTTATTTTGATTACAATCAAAAAGGACGATGGCTCATCGACTCCGTATTCAACGTCTAAAATAGAGCTATACCAATTAAACGGTGAATTTATCAGCCAAAAAATAAGCCTTCCGGTCGGCAGTTATTCCTTAACTGAATTCTTAGTGTTGGATGTCGATAGCAATATAATATATGCGACCCCCGAAGAGGGCTCTCTTCAGGCGCAAAATGTAGGTGATCCATTGCCGATTGAGTTTGTGATAAGCCGGGACGAAATTCTCGACTTGCAGGTGGAAGTAGTGTCAACCGAAGATTTGGAACTTGAAGACTTTGGCCTGGTAGGGTTTGATTTGTCTTTGGTGAACCTGTTCAGATTTTATATTAATGTGTCTGAGAAGGGCAAACTTGAGCAGCTTTTAAGTGCAGAATTAACAGCAGAGAGCGACACTTTCGTATTCCATCAGCACATAGAAGCAATTGCCAATAATTCAGTAGTAATCAGAGATGGATACCCTGCTTATGAACTGACAATTGAACGTGAAGGATATGCCACCTTCAATTACACTTTTACCAGAGACAGTTTGGCGCATTACGAATCAAGTCCGTTAACTGTTGAGTTGGTGTCGGATAAGCCTTCCGACCTACCTTCAGGGTTCTTTATCGATAGTGGACAGGCGTTAGGTAGTTCGCAAAGCCAAAATGTGGCGCTGAGAGATTTGGATGGGGATGGCGACCTGGATGCCTTCGTAGTAAATGTAGGGCAACCCAACAAGATCTGGGTTAATAATGGTGATGGCTCGTTCACCGACAGTGGTCAGTTATTAGGAACTTCGAACAGTTATGCCGTAGCCTTAGGTGACCTGGATTCAGACGGAGATTTAGATGCCTTTGAGGTAAACAGCACCCAACCGAACAAAATATGGACGAATGACGGTAGTGGCAACTTCACCGACAGCGGCCAGGAACTGGGAATTGAAAAGAGTTTGGGTGTTGCACTTGGAGACCTGGATGGAGACGGGGATTTGGATGCATTTGTAGCAAACGATCTTCACCCCACATTTAGTACAAAAAGTAACAAAGTGTGGATCAATGACGGATTTGGCTCATTCACCGACAGCGGTCAATCTTTAGGAGATTCGAGAAGCAACGATGTTTCACTAGGCGATTTGGACGGTGATGGCGACTTGGATGCTTTTGTTGTTAATTATCAGGAACCTGATAGAGTCTGGCTTAATGATGGAAACGGCGCATTCACAAATAGCGGCCAATCATTAGGAAACGCTTATAGCTTTGACGTTTCGTTAGGCGATTTAGATATGGATGGCGACCTTGATGCTTATGTGGTTAATAATTCCCAACCTGATAAGGTGTGGTTCAATAACGGACATGGAACCTTCACAGAAAGCAGCCAGTCATTGGGTGGCTCAACTAGCCAAAATGTATCTCTCGGTGACCTGAATGGCGATGGAGACCTCGATATTTTTGTGACAAATTACTTTAACAGTGTGGTATGGTTCAATGATGGAAATGGGTTCTTCACCGATACGGAGCAGTCTTTGGGTGGCTCGGCCATTGTCGGGGGCTCCCTGGGTGATTTAGATGGAGATGGAGATTTAGACGCTTTTGTTGTGCATGCAAACAATCTGCCTAATAAAGTCTGGATCAATCACTGA
- a CDS encoding Gfo/Idh/MocA family protein → MDRRNFIKTTSAGIAASTVFSAMPLMGIARQQATYKVALIGSGWWGMNILGEAMASGRSKVVAMADVDKNQLMPAIEKVEKLTGNKPKPYTNYREMLRKEKPEIVIVATPDHWHALAAIDALKGGAHVYCEKPICHTINEGKAMVKAAAASGKVVQIGLHRRASPHNISANEFLRSGKLGKIGSVKCFINYGGGPGQITPNSEAPEGMDWDMYCGPAQLVPFNKTIHPRGFRQHLNFANGTISDWGVHWFDQVLWWTEEKAPKRIYSSTARRIKEDSTDAADTQIAVYDFESFTLHWENRNYAGNRQEGPDVGCYFYGTEGVLHLGWIDGWTFYPVNKNKEIIHVDPVLHEPDQQNIKELWTDFLKSIETKGTTINPMLNGQLATNISLLAMVSAKAGRSIEWDGDKQEVINDPEANKLLSREYRKGYEYPV, encoded by the coding sequence ATGGACAGACGCAATTTTATCAAAACTACTTCGGCTGGTATAGCTGCCAGCACTGTTTTTTCCGCCATGCCATTGATGGGCATTGCCCGGCAACAAGCTACCTACAAAGTGGCGCTGATAGGCTCCGGCTGGTGGGGGATGAATATTCTCGGAGAGGCCATGGCTTCTGGCAGAAGCAAAGTGGTGGCTATGGCCGACGTAGACAAAAACCAGCTGATGCCTGCCATTGAAAAAGTGGAAAAGCTGACAGGCAATAAGCCGAAGCCTTATACCAACTATCGGGAAATGCTCCGGAAGGAGAAGCCGGAGATTGTGATTGTGGCCACACCTGATCACTGGCATGCCCTGGCTGCGATTGATGCTTTGAAAGGCGGCGCCCATGTCTATTGCGAAAAACCCATTTGTCACACCATCAACGAAGGAAAGGCCATGGTAAAGGCTGCGGCTGCTTCAGGAAAAGTGGTGCAAATAGGTCTACATCGTAGAGCATCGCCGCACAATATCTCTGCCAATGAGTTTTTGCGCTCGGGTAAGCTGGGGAAAATTGGCAGTGTGAAATGCTTCATCAACTATGGCGGCGGTCCGGGCCAGATTACACCCAATTCGGAAGCCCCGGAGGGTATGGACTGGGATATGTATTGCGGGCCGGCTCAGTTGGTTCCCTTCAATAAGACCATTCACCCGAGAGGCTTCCGCCAGCACCTCAACTTTGCCAATGGCACCATCAGCGACTGGGGGGTGCACTGGTTCGATCAGGTGCTTTGGTGGACAGAGGAGAAAGCACCTAAAAGAATTTACTCAAGCACAGCCCGCAGGATAAAAGAAGACAGTACAGATGCAGCTGATACCCAAATTGCCGTGTACGACTTCGAATCATTTACGCTACACTGGGAAAATCGTAACTATGCCGGCAACCGCCAGGAAGGGCCGGATGTGGGCTGCTATTTCTACGGCACCGAAGGTGTGCTGCATCTTGGCTGGATCGATGGCTGGACGTTTTACCCTGTCAACAAGAACAAAGAGATTATCCATGTTGATCCTGTGCTGCACGAACCCGATCAGCAAAACATCAAAGAGCTATGGACTGATTTCCTGAAATCCATTGAAACGAAGGGTACTACCATTAATCCGATGCTAAACGGACAGCTGGCTACTAATATCAGTTTGCTGGCGATGGTATCTGCCAAGGCAGGTCGCAGTATCGAATGGGACGGCGACAAGCAGGAAGTAATCAACGACCCCGAGGCGAACAAGCTGCTTTCGAGGGAGTACCGGAAGGGGTATGAGTATCCTGTTTGA
- a CDS encoding universal stress protein: MIRELLLPFDFSDNSKTALHFALALQYKLKAHMSLIHTLEVPYDFASRQEENKKAMEKQARAQLKALVEELYQTTTSADELNLDMHILEGEVSEGILRATRQYAADLVLMPTMGASGLKRFFLGSRTADVIHKSVKPVLVIPPKADFGKVKNLVFATSLKDKDIALLESVDDLAGKLGLGIVIAHIKEEETKDFELKWRGMKDFAEEKIFQADVSYYSSNYDDYFEGIEHYLGKNPGSLLVMRRSTRSTIKDLFRKSHTEDMAYHANVPMLVF, from the coding sequence ATGATAAGGGAGCTTCTTTTGCCATTCGATTTTTCAGACAACTCTAAAACAGCGTTGCATTTTGCCCTGGCCCTTCAGTACAAACTGAAGGCGCATATGAGTCTCATTCACACGCTGGAGGTACCCTATGATTTTGCTTCCCGACAGGAAGAAAACAAAAAGGCGATGGAAAAGCAGGCCCGGGCGCAACTCAAAGCGCTTGTTGAGGAGCTTTACCAGACCACTACCTCTGCCGATGAGTTGAACCTCGACATGCATATTCTGGAAGGGGAAGTGTCGGAAGGTATATTGAGAGCAACCAGGCAGTATGCTGCCGATCTGGTGCTCATGCCTACCATGGGAGCAAGTGGCCTTAAACGATTTTTCCTCGGCAGCCGCACAGCTGATGTGATCCATAAATCGGTCAAGCCTGTGCTGGTGATACCACCCAAAGCTGACTTTGGAAAGGTGAAAAACCTGGTTTTTGCCACCAGCCTGAAAGACAAGGACATCGCCCTGCTGGAAAGTGTGGACGATCTGGCAGGAAAGCTTGGGCTAGGTATCGTTATTGCCCACATCAAAGAGGAAGAAACCAAAGACTTTGAGCTGAAATGGAGAGGTATGAAAGACTTTGCTGAGGAGAAGATCTTTCAGGCAGACGTAAGCTACTATTCCAGTAACTACGATGATTACTTCGAGGGGATTGAGCATTACCTGGGTAAAAACCCCGGAAGCCTGCTGGTGATGCGCAGAAGTACAAGATCAACAATAAAAGACCTTTTCAGAAAGAGCCACACTGAGGACATGGCTTATCACGCCAATGTGCCGATGCTGGTGTTTTAA